Proteins encoded in a region of the Streptomyces sp. NBC_01471 genome:
- a CDS encoding DUF6113 family protein has protein sequence MSMNQGHPGIAAPLNPRRIAAYFGLLVLGALTGLAGALVQAGWFPGGLVLALLGTAAVFYGGRVATGTAVGVGAPAVGWLVAVMLLTSTRPEGDFVFGAGTGSYVFLLGGMVAAVICATVRKVPQPGPDSARPGK, from the coding sequence ATGAGTATGAACCAGGGTCATCCGGGCATCGCGGCGCCGCTGAACCCCCGCCGTATCGCTGCCTACTTCGGACTCCTCGTCCTCGGCGCGCTGACCGGCCTCGCGGGCGCGCTCGTACAGGCGGGCTGGTTCCCCGGCGGCCTGGTGCTCGCGCTGCTGGGCACCGCGGCCGTCTTCTACGGCGGCCGGGTGGCGACCGGTACGGCGGTCGGGGTCGGCGCCCCCGCCGTCGGCTGGCTGGTCGCCGTCATGCTGCTGACCTCCACCCGCCCGGAGGGTGACTTCGTCTTCGGCGCGGGAACGGGGTCGTACGTCTTCCTGCTGGGCGGGATGGTGGCCGCTGTGATCTGTGCCACCGTGCGCAAAGTGCCGCAGCCGGGGCCGGATTCCGCCCGACCTGGCAAGTGA
- the mshB gene encoding N-acetyl-1-D-myo-inositol-2-amino-2-deoxy-alpha-D-glucopyranoside deacetylase yields the protein MTGLPDRRLLLVHAHPDDESINNGATMAAYAAEGAHVTLVTCTLGEEGEIIPPGLAHLAADREDGLGAHRIGELAAAMRELGVTDHRFLGGPGRFRDSGMMGVAQNHREGAFWNTAVDTAAAYLVEVVRSVRPQVLVTYDTNGGYGHPDHIQAHRVAMRAAALAAEPAFRPELGEAHTIAKIYWNRVPRSVAEEGFAGLRAAGAAFPGVADVGDVPGVVDDAVVTAEIDGTAYAAAKSAAMRAHATQIAVDGPFFALSNDLGQPLLTREYYELVRGASGAPDGERETDLFAGIEAGSTASGTTGSTGVTE from the coding sequence CTGACGGGCCTCCCCGACCGGCGCCTTCTCCTGGTGCACGCGCACCCCGACGACGAGTCGATCAACAACGGCGCCACCATGGCCGCATACGCCGCCGAGGGTGCTCACGTCACCCTGGTGACCTGCACGCTCGGCGAGGAGGGCGAGATCATTCCGCCCGGCCTCGCTCATCTCGCGGCCGACCGCGAGGACGGTCTGGGTGCCCATCGCATCGGTGAACTGGCCGCCGCGATGCGGGAACTGGGCGTCACGGACCACCGCTTCCTCGGCGGCCCCGGGCGTTTCCGGGACTCCGGGATGATGGGCGTCGCGCAGAACCACCGCGAGGGGGCCTTCTGGAACACGGCGGTCGACACCGCGGCGGCGTACCTGGTCGAGGTGGTCCGCTCCGTGCGGCCGCAGGTCCTGGTGACGTACGACACCAACGGCGGCTACGGCCACCCCGACCACATCCAGGCGCACCGTGTCGCGATGCGCGCAGCCGCACTCGCGGCCGAGCCCGCCTTCCGGCCGGAGCTCGGCGAGGCGCACACGATCGCGAAGATCTACTGGAACCGGGTGCCGCGGTCGGTGGCCGAGGAGGGCTTCGCCGGGCTGCGGGCCGCCGGTGCCGCTTTCCCGGGGGTCGCGGACGTCGGCGATGTGCCGGGGGTCGTGGACGACGCCGTCGTCACCGCGGAGATCGACGGCACGGCGTACGCGGCCGCCAAGTCGGCCGCGATGCGCGCGCACGCCACCCAGATCGCGGTGGACGGGCCCTTCTTCGCGCTCTCCAACGACCTGGGGCAGCCGCTCCTCACGCGCGAGTACTACGAACTGGTGCGCGGCGCATCGGGGGCACCGGACGGCGAGCGCGAGACGGACCTCTTCGCGGGCATCGAAGCCGGCAGCACGGCGAGCGGCACAACGGGCAGTACGGGAGTGACCGAATGA